The following proteins are encoded in a genomic region of Corallococcus silvisoli:
- a CDS encoding MaoC family dehydratase N-terminal domain-containing protein yields the protein MLDKNAIGRASPPTLNEVEKGAIRRFAEAIGDYNPIYYDEEYARASGYPTIVAPPTFPASFHSAADLRELLGVGIKSLLHAEQGFDYERPIFAGDRIYVSTRVSDVFERPGMSGKMDIAVIEDEGRDEEGNLVFRARRTLVVRAAKENV from the coding sequence ATGCTGGACAAGAACGCGATTGGCCGCGCCTCACCGCCGACGCTCAACGAGGTGGAGAAGGGCGCCATCCGGCGCTTCGCCGAAGCGATCGGCGACTACAATCCCATCTACTACGACGAGGAGTACGCCCGTGCCTCGGGCTATCCCACCATCGTCGCGCCGCCCACGTTCCCCGCGTCGTTCCATTCCGCCGCGGACCTCCGTGAGCTGTTGGGGGTGGGCATCAAGAGCCTGCTGCACGCCGAACAGGGCTTCGACTACGAGCGGCCCATCTTCGCGGGGGATCGCATCTACGTGTCCACCCGCGTGTCGGACGTCTTCGAACGGCCGGGCATGTCCGGCAAGATGGACATCGCGGTCATCGAGGACGAAGGCCGTGACGAGGAGGGCAACCTCGTCTTCCGTGCTCGCCGGACCCTCGTGGTGCGTGCCGCCAAGGAGAACGTCTGA
- a CDS encoding MotA/TolQ/ExbB proton channel family protein has translation MSLNDLLHYLRLGGVTLALLLGASVVALGVAIERLIALWGVSERSRNLGEIVHKHLLRGDVAAARTAAERSDAVAADIFLAGFDRWERSRATGGNGIESAVERERAQVGLKLRRNLWLLATIGSTTPFVGLFGTVAGIMRSFKDLGVDVEAGGTGGSAAVMTGISEALVATAVGILVAVQAMVFYNYFQARLSRVLVELRLLGDEFVEILKERAAGGPLPEPTPSRESPAAPAPRPDPQPASS, from the coding sequence ATGAGCCTGAACGATCTACTTCATTACCTTCGCCTGGGCGGCGTCACCCTCGCCCTCCTCCTGGGTGCCTCCGTGGTCGCCCTGGGTGTGGCCATCGAACGACTCATCGCCCTGTGGGGCGTGAGCGAGCGCTCCCGAAACCTGGGGGAGATCGTCCACAAGCACCTCCTCCGGGGGGACGTGGCCGCGGCCCGCACCGCCGCCGAGCGCTCCGACGCGGTGGCCGCCGACATCTTCCTCGCCGGCTTCGACCGCTGGGAGCGCTCCCGCGCCACCGGCGGCAACGGCATCGAGTCCGCCGTGGAGCGCGAGCGCGCCCAGGTGGGGCTCAAGCTGCGGCGCAACCTGTGGCTGCTCGCGACCATCGGTTCGACGACGCCCTTCGTGGGCCTCTTCGGCACCGTGGCCGGCATCATGCGCTCCTTCAAGGACCTGGGCGTGGACGTGGAGGCCGGCGGCACGGGCGGCTCCGCGGCGGTGATGACGGGCATCTCCGAGGCGCTCGTGGCCACCGCGGTGGGCATCCTCGTCGCCGTGCAGGCGATGGTCTTCTACAACTACTTCCAGGCGCGGCTGTCCCGCGTGCTCGTGGAGCTGCGGCTGCTGGGCGACGAGTTCGTGGAGATCCTCAAGGAGCGCGCCGCCGGCGGCCCGCTGCCAGAACCAACGCCTTCACGCGAGAGCCCCGCGGCCCCCGCGCCGCGCCCGGATCCGCAGCCCGCCTCGTCGTAA
- a CDS encoding DUF4292 domain-containing protein — translation MNRAAAAIFLALLCSACPKRLEFGPEGRIEDAQTLYQHVRERQAKVVNLEGDAKLHVDSPQGSGTLSTFLSITRPGLIHLETYDFFNRPVASLVSDGARFGVYQARDNVYLQGPASAENVSRFLPVVLPSEELVAVMLGQVPLLPPESMTLALDEKDRVYVLKLQRGPATQTLRVDPKHLRVVKSEVRGVPGYDLAFEDFQQRGELFFPDKVHLIAASADTRLDLRYTDIRLNGRPDLTLYELTAPEGAKVVNVDARGQEVRGRDTVSPPPPAPGS, via the coding sequence ATGAACCGCGCAGCCGCCGCAATCTTCCTGGCCCTCCTCTGTTCGGCCTGCCCCAAACGCCTCGAGTTCGGTCCGGAAGGCCGCATCGAGGATGCCCAGACGCTCTACCAGCATGTGCGCGAGCGACAGGCGAAGGTGGTGAACCTGGAGGGCGACGCCAAGCTGCACGTGGACTCCCCCCAGGGCAGCGGCACCCTCTCCACCTTCCTCTCCATCACCCGTCCAGGGCTCATCCACCTGGAGACCTACGACTTCTTCAACCGCCCGGTCGCCTCGCTCGTCTCCGACGGGGCGCGCTTCGGCGTCTATCAGGCGCGGGACAACGTCTACCTCCAGGGCCCCGCCAGCGCGGAGAACGTGTCGCGCTTCCTGCCTGTCGTCCTGCCGAGCGAGGAGCTGGTCGCGGTGATGCTCGGGCAGGTCCCCCTCCTGCCGCCGGAGTCCATGACCCTGGCGCTGGATGAGAAGGACCGCGTGTATGTGCTGAAGCTCCAGCGGGGGCCCGCGACGCAAACACTCCGCGTGGATCCCAAACACCTGCGCGTGGTGAAGAGCGAGGTGCGAGGTGTGCCGGGCTACGACCTGGCGTTCGAGGACTTCCAGCAGCGCGGCGAGCTGTTCTTCCCCGACAAGGTCCACCTCATCGCCGCGTCGGCGGACACACGGCTGGACCTCCGCTACACGGACATCCGCCTCAACGGCCGGCCGGACCTGACGCTGTACGAGCTGACGGCACCCGAGGGGGCGAAGGTGGTGAACGTCGACGCGCGGGGCCAGGAAGTCCGGGGCCGGGACACGGTGTCGCCGCCGCCCCCGGCGCCGGGTTCCTGA
- a CDS encoding ABC transporter ATP-binding protein: MTGVAPSPDAGAPLLDVRGLTTQLSLARGTVRAVDGVSFNVPPGGTLGVVGESGCGKSLTALSVMRLVPEPPGRVVGGEVRFRGEDLLALPEREMRRVRGRHVAMVFQEPMTSLNPVFTVGEQIGEGVRLHLGATRSQARERAVEMLRQVGIPAPGERVDAYPHQLSGGMRQRVMIAMALACDPALLIADEPTTALDVTIQAQILELLKRLQAERHMAVMLITHDLGVVAGSCDAVVVMYAGRIVEQAPVRELFARPAHPYTAGLLRSIPSLHDAGAAEGGRQRLKAIPGMVPSLGALPSGCAFRDRCDRASELCARLTPALESKRGGQWAACHHPVPAP, from the coding sequence GTGACCGGCGTCGCGCCGTCCCCGGACGCCGGGGCCCCGCTCCTGGACGTGCGGGGCCTCACCACCCAGCTGTCGCTCGCGCGCGGCACGGTGCGCGCGGTGGATGGCGTGTCCTTCAACGTCCCTCCGGGCGGCACGCTGGGGGTGGTGGGGGAGAGTGGCTGCGGCAAGAGCCTCACGGCGCTGTCGGTGATGCGGCTCGTGCCCGAGCCCCCCGGCCGCGTGGTGGGCGGCGAGGTGCGCTTCCGGGGAGAGGATCTGCTGGCCCTTCCCGAGCGGGAGATGCGGCGCGTTCGCGGCCGGCACGTGGCCATGGTGTTCCAGGAGCCGATGACGTCGCTCAACCCGGTGTTCACGGTGGGCGAGCAGATTGGCGAGGGCGTCCGGTTGCACCTGGGCGCCACCCGTTCCCAGGCGCGCGAGCGCGCGGTGGAGATGCTCCGACAGGTGGGCATCCCCGCGCCCGGCGAGCGCGTGGACGCGTACCCGCACCAGCTCTCCGGAGGCATGCGCCAGCGCGTGATGATCGCCATGGCGCTCGCGTGCGACCCGGCGCTGCTCATCGCGGACGAGCCGACCACGGCGCTGGACGTCACCATCCAGGCGCAGATCCTCGAGCTGCTCAAGCGGCTCCAGGCCGAACGCCACATGGCGGTGATGCTCATCACCCACGACCTGGGCGTGGTGGCGGGGAGCTGCGACGCGGTGGTGGTGATGTACGCGGGCCGCATCGTGGAGCAGGCCCCGGTGCGGGAGCTGTTCGCCCGCCCCGCGCACCCGTACACCGCGGGCCTGTTGCGCTCCATCCCATCCCTGCACGACGCGGGGGCGGCGGAGGGCGGACGCCAGCGCCTCAAGGCCATCCCCGGCATGGTGCCGTCGCTGGGCGCGCTGCCGTCCGGGTGCGCGTTCCGAGATCGCTGCGACCGGGCCAGCGAGCTGTGCGCCCGCCTCACGCCCGCGCTGGAGTCGAAGCGCGGAGGCCAGTGGGCCGCCTGCCACCACCCGGTGCCCGCGCCATGA
- a CDS encoding GspE/PulE/PilB domain-containing protein, translating to MAQIKLGELLIKANVLQESQLKAALAEQAKWGGKLGEILVRMNLVSEDILVRALSKQLGMPAVNLDAVQAVPPHVKAKIPSQTARDFSVVPLQLRDDGKTLVVAMSDPLNVRVLDELRALSKCRIVANVAGRTSVARAFARLYEESAELEDADTNFKVVDAQGRTVVKNLKDLDPAAAVAASAPARPAPAPARPPPPAEAPRAAASGSPAELLKSVEDVQRKEVAALKAMVELLIEKGVFSREEYLAKVKR from the coding sequence ATGGCACAGATCAAGCTTGGAGAACTGCTGATCAAGGCGAACGTCCTGCAGGAGAGCCAGCTCAAGGCGGCGCTCGCCGAGCAGGCCAAGTGGGGCGGGAAGCTGGGCGAGATCCTCGTCCGGATGAACCTCGTCTCCGAGGACATCCTCGTGCGCGCCTTGTCGAAGCAGCTCGGCATGCCGGCGGTGAACCTGGACGCCGTGCAGGCGGTGCCGCCGCACGTGAAGGCCAAGATTCCCTCGCAGACGGCGCGCGACTTCTCTGTCGTGCCCCTGCAGCTGCGCGACGACGGCAAGACGCTGGTGGTCGCGATGTCGGATCCGCTCAACGTGCGGGTGCTGGACGAGCTGCGGGCCCTGTCCAAGTGCCGCATCGTGGCCAACGTGGCGGGGCGCACGTCCGTGGCGCGGGCGTTCGCGCGCCTCTACGAGGAGTCGGCGGAATTGGAGGACGCGGACACCAACTTCAAGGTGGTGGACGCCCAGGGCCGCACCGTCGTGAAGAACCTCAAGGACCTGGACCCGGCCGCCGCGGTCGCTGCGTCCGCGCCCGCCCGTCCCGCCCCCGCGCCGGCCCGTCCGCCGCCTCCCGCGGAGGCGCCTCGCGCGGCGGCCTCCGGAAGTCCCGCGGAGCTGCTCAAGAGCGTGGAGGACGTGCAGCGCAAGGAGGTCGCGGCGCTCAAGGCCATGGTGGAGCTGCTCATCGAGAAGGGCGTTTTTTCCCGCGAGGAATACCTCGCCAAGGTCAAGCGGTAG
- a CDS encoding ExbD/TolR family protein: MAMGKTPGSSDDEVEGAGFAEINITPLTDVMLVLLIIFMVTSSVITQQGPGGGAKAGLKVNLPKGGAADVTARTTDLSVAVLADGRFMLAGNVVAEAELKQAFDKAKDQNPDTVVIVQADEGVSHGTVVQVMELAKKAGLAQLAIGVREGN; this comes from the coding sequence ATGGCCATGGGAAAGACGCCGGGCTCGTCCGACGATGAGGTCGAAGGCGCCGGCTTCGCGGAGATCAACATCACGCCGCTCACGGACGTGATGCTGGTGCTGCTCATCATCTTCATGGTGACCAGCTCCGTCATCACGCAGCAGGGTCCGGGCGGCGGCGCCAAGGCGGGCCTCAAGGTGAACCTGCCCAAGGGCGGCGCGGCGGACGTCACCGCGCGCACGACGGACCTGTCCGTGGCGGTGCTGGCGGACGGCCGCTTCATGCTCGCCGGCAACGTCGTCGCGGAGGCGGAGCTGAAGCAGGCCTTCGACAAGGCGAAGGATCAGAACCCCGACACCGTGGTCATCGTCCAGGCGGACGAGGGCGTCTCCCACGGGACGGTGGTGCAGGTGATGGAGCTGGCGAAGAAGGCCGGCCTCGCGCAGCTCGCCATCGGCGTGCGCGAGGGCAACTAG
- a CDS encoding MaoC family dehydratase: MPARKLYFESIRVGDELPALAKAPVDRVQLSRYAGASGDYNPVHVDELYAKSVGMPSVYAPGMLVMGMLGQLISDWARGGQLRRYNVRFIKMVWPGDTVVCKGRVSDRHGSGGRYFVEIDLWAENQKGELVMKGGSQIQLFYSLEDENRQRSGQSPIVVEVPRESLVVPAATSAAPESSTSAAPTAPEEDEDDDEEAGEPRSGASSKKTAPREKPAAKTASLPLAKKAKK, translated from the coding sequence ATGCCCGCGCGCAAGCTCTACTTCGAATCCATTCGCGTGGGTGACGAGCTGCCCGCGCTGGCCAAGGCCCCGGTGGACCGCGTGCAGCTGTCGCGCTACGCGGGCGCCTCCGGCGACTACAACCCCGTCCACGTGGACGAGCTGTACGCCAAGAGCGTGGGCATGCCGTCCGTCTACGCCCCGGGCATGCTCGTCATGGGCATGCTCGGCCAGTTGATCAGCGACTGGGCGCGCGGCGGGCAGCTGCGCCGCTACAACGTCCGGTTCATCAAGATGGTGTGGCCGGGCGACACCGTGGTCTGCAAGGGCCGCGTGAGCGACCGCCACGGCTCCGGCGGCCGGTACTTCGTCGAAATCGACCTCTGGGCGGAGAACCAGAAGGGCGAGCTCGTCATGAAGGGCGGCTCGCAGATCCAACTCTTCTACTCCCTGGAGGACGAGAACCGGCAGCGCTCCGGCCAGTCCCCCATCGTGGTGGAGGTCCCTCGCGAGAGCCTGGTCGTCCCCGCCGCCACCAGCGCCGCCCCCGAGTCGTCCACCAGCGCCGCTCCCACCGCGCCGGAAGAGGACGAGGACGACGACGAGGAGGCGGGCGAGCCCCGCTCCGGCGCCTCGTCCAAGAAGACCGCCCCCCGGGAGAAGCCCGCCGCCAAGACGGCCTCCCTCCCTCTGGCGAAGAAGGCCAAGAAGTAG
- a CDS encoding NAD(P)H-dependent amine dehydrogenase family protein: MARAPDGPVPVVVMGLGFIGQEIARAALSSPEVELMGAVDSQPSLVGRPLGDVLGQAAPRFKVADSLERAVGRRKGVVVLHATSSRLSQVMEQLLDALKLGLPVASTCEELAFPHLKYPELAEKLERAAQKAGVAIVGTGVNPGFVLDRLVATAGQVCGPVRKVLASRVVDARTRREALQRKVGAGLTEEEFFELVDREELGHVGLVESAALAALGLGLDCDDFEEEVAPVFAEEEISGGAFVVKKGRVAGMFQSVVGLEEGQERVRLELTIAVGADNPRDRIEIDADPRLVLEIPGGVAGDRATANALVNAAPRLTAAEAGLMTVLELPSGR; this comes from the coding sequence ATGGCTAGAGCCCCTGATGGGCCGGTGCCGGTGGTGGTGATGGGGCTGGGGTTCATCGGGCAGGAAATTGCCAGGGCCGCCCTGTCGTCCCCCGAAGTGGAATTGATGGGCGCGGTGGACTCGCAGCCTTCCCTGGTGGGGCGTCCGCTGGGGGACGTGCTGGGGCAGGCCGCGCCGCGCTTCAAGGTCGCGGACTCGCTGGAGCGCGCCGTGGGGCGCCGCAAGGGCGTGGTGGTGCTGCACGCCACCAGCTCGCGGCTCTCGCAGGTGATGGAGCAGCTGCTGGACGCGCTGAAGCTGGGCCTGCCGGTGGCCAGCACGTGCGAGGAGCTGGCGTTCCCGCACCTCAAGTACCCGGAGCTGGCGGAGAAGCTGGAGCGCGCCGCGCAGAAGGCGGGCGTCGCCATCGTGGGCACCGGCGTGAACCCGGGCTTCGTGCTGGACCGGCTGGTGGCCACCGCGGGGCAGGTCTGCGGGCCCGTCCGCAAGGTGCTGGCCAGCCGCGTGGTGGACGCGCGGACGCGGCGTGAAGCGCTGCAGCGCAAGGTGGGGGCGGGCCTGACGGAGGAGGAGTTCTTCGAGCTGGTGGACCGCGAGGAGCTGGGCCACGTGGGGCTGGTGGAGTCCGCGGCGCTGGCGGCGCTGGGTTTGGGCCTGGACTGCGACGACTTCGAGGAGGAGGTCGCGCCGGTGTTCGCGGAGGAGGAGATCTCCGGCGGCGCATTTGTCGTGAAGAAAGGCCGCGTCGCGGGCATGTTCCAATCCGTGGTGGGTTTGGAGGAGGGTCAGGAGCGGGTGCGCCTGGAGCTGACCATCGCGGTGGGGGCGGACAACCCAAGGGATCGCATCGAAATCGACGCGGATCCCAGACTGGTGCTGGAAATCCCGGGGGGAGTGGCGGGCGACCGGGCCACCGCGAACGCGCTGGTGAATGCCGCGCCACGTTTGACGGCCGCGGAGGCCGGGCTCATGACGGTGCTTGAGCTGCCGTCAGGACGCTGA
- a CDS encoding acyl-CoA dehydrogenase, with amino-acid sequence MSAGINTYKTDLREIFFTLFEQFGFGQVAGQAPYDAWGPDEAKAVLTETYRFAREVLGPLNSVGDREGCRVENGAVFTPKGFKDAWNKLYEQGFKTVAVSPDHGGQGAPMMLQVTVEEILSGANTAFNMYPGLAFGAAEVIAECGTPAQQKQFVERMLNGTWGGTMCLTEPHAGSDVGAAKSTAKRNGDGTYSIRGTKIFISGGDHDMAGNIIHLVLARIDGAPVGTKGLSLFIVPKLRINADGSAGQANDVTVASIEHKMGINGSATCVLNFGENDGCLGELVGTVEHVGMSQMFKMMNGARIAVGIQGVSLASAAYYNAVDYAKDRKQGSHFTKWKDPSAPRASILEHPDVRRMLLDIKAHVEGIRALVIKLAMHLDKAKQLAGKDDDAASYHKGQVEVLTPLVKSYGSDQAFRLCAQAIQVYGGAGYIQDYPVEQYTRDSKIFSIYEGTNHIQAMDLVGRKMGQAGGAHFQQFMGDVGSFVEAHREHPVLGEAVKTLAAAQEGLMSSAMALFGWSQDPGRFPLIPLSANRFLNMMSEVAVGWLLLDAAVIAEKAAASVGADHPDKAFYDGKKFSALWYARNVLPNVEYAARLIATEDTSPMDISDAAFASV; translated from the coding sequence ATGTCCGCCGGCATCAACACCTACAAGACCGACCTTCGAGAGATCTTCTTCACGCTGTTCGAGCAGTTCGGCTTCGGCCAGGTGGCGGGCCAGGCGCCGTATGACGCCTGGGGGCCGGATGAGGCGAAGGCGGTGCTCACGGAGACCTACCGCTTCGCGCGCGAGGTCCTGGGGCCCCTCAACTCCGTGGGCGACCGCGAGGGCTGCCGGGTGGAGAACGGCGCCGTCTTCACGCCCAAGGGCTTCAAGGACGCGTGGAACAAGCTCTACGAGCAGGGCTTCAAGACGGTGGCGGTGAGCCCCGACCACGGCGGCCAGGGCGCGCCGATGATGCTCCAGGTGACGGTGGAGGAGATCCTCTCCGGCGCCAACACGGCGTTCAACATGTACCCGGGCCTGGCGTTCGGCGCGGCGGAGGTCATCGCCGAGTGCGGCACGCCCGCGCAGCAGAAGCAGTTCGTGGAGCGCATGCTCAACGGCACGTGGGGCGGCACCATGTGCCTCACCGAGCCGCACGCCGGCTCCGACGTGGGCGCGGCCAAGTCCACCGCGAAGCGCAACGGGGACGGCACGTACAGCATCCGGGGCACGAAGATCTTCATCTCCGGCGGCGACCACGACATGGCCGGCAACATCATCCACCTGGTGCTCGCGCGCATCGACGGCGCGCCGGTGGGCACCAAGGGCCTGTCGCTCTTCATCGTCCCCAAGCTGCGCATCAACGCGGACGGCTCCGCGGGCCAGGCGAACGACGTCACGGTGGCGTCCATCGAGCACAAGATGGGCATCAACGGCTCCGCCACCTGTGTCCTCAACTTCGGTGAGAACGACGGCTGTCTGGGCGAGCTCGTGGGCACCGTCGAGCACGTCGGCATGAGCCAGATGTTCAAGATGATGAACGGCGCGCGCATCGCCGTGGGCATCCAGGGCGTGAGCCTGGCGTCGGCCGCGTACTACAACGCGGTCGACTACGCGAAGGACCGCAAGCAGGGCTCCCACTTCACCAAGTGGAAGGACCCGTCCGCGCCCCGCGCCTCCATCCTGGAGCACCCGGACGTGCGCCGCATGCTGCTGGACATCAAGGCGCACGTGGAGGGCATCCGCGCGCTGGTCATCAAGCTGGCCATGCACCTGGACAAGGCGAAGCAGCTGGCGGGCAAGGATGACGACGCGGCCAGCTACCACAAGGGCCAGGTGGAGGTGCTGACGCCGCTGGTGAAGTCCTACGGCTCCGACCAGGCCTTCCGCCTGTGCGCGCAGGCCATCCAGGTGTACGGCGGCGCCGGCTACATCCAGGACTACCCGGTGGAGCAGTACACGCGCGACTCGAAGATCTTCTCCATCTACGAAGGCACCAACCACATCCAGGCCATGGACCTGGTGGGCCGCAAGATGGGCCAGGCGGGCGGCGCGCACTTCCAGCAGTTCATGGGAGACGTCGGCAGCTTCGTGGAAGCGCACCGCGAGCACCCGGTGCTGGGCGAGGCCGTGAAGACGCTGGCCGCCGCGCAGGAAGGCCTGATGTCCAGCGCGATGGCGCTGTTCGGCTGGTCGCAGGACCCGGGCCGCTTCCCGCTCATCCCCCTGTCCGCCAACCGCTTCCTCAACATGATGTCGGAGGTCGCCGTGGGCTGGCTGCTGCTGGACGCGGCCGTCATCGCGGAGAAGGCCGCCGCCAGCGTGGGCGCGGACCACCCGGACAAGGCGTTCTACGACGGCAAGAAGTTCAGCGCCCTCTGGTACGCGCGCAACGTGCTGCCCAACGTGGAGTACGCCGCGCGCCTCATCGCCACCGAGGACACCTCGCCCATGGACATCAGCGACGCGGCGTTCGCGTCCGTCTGA
- a CDS encoding GspE/PulE/PilB domain-containing protein yields the protein MRKKIGELLVQAGVVTDEQVKQALASGRRGQGRKLGEVLVSMGLCTGRDIARALAAQHELPFVEIPEYIPHAVSSLVSMDFQTEQRVLLFALEQDGRSEKLHVAVEDPGNLNLVDQLRFQLRKQLKVFVAAPDDLEQALARGRGEPLDIVEAEPMDMDEDDSPDILPSTPAPAAARPSSARPPAPPPLDWDLPPPPPHESSADGAEVLEDILGSKPRPAARPPPPPAAARPPPPPPPPPSEADADPNKPRVPVVLFGGAAQGVKPSVALTPKPDFSEEDLAVLDDIDRISRGEEASLDTEKVKPARMVASLIRLLIRKGLIQEAEFLEELAQK from the coding sequence ATGCGCAAGAAGATTGGTGAACTCCTCGTCCAGGCGGGCGTGGTCACGGACGAGCAGGTGAAGCAGGCATTGGCCTCCGGACGGCGCGGCCAGGGCCGCAAGCTGGGCGAGGTGCTGGTGTCCATGGGCCTGTGCACCGGCCGGGACATCGCGCGGGCGCTGGCGGCGCAGCACGAGCTGCCCTTCGTGGAGATCCCCGAGTACATCCCGCACGCGGTGTCCTCGCTGGTGTCCATGGACTTCCAGACCGAGCAGCGCGTGCTGCTCTTCGCGCTGGAGCAGGACGGCCGCAGCGAGAAGCTCCACGTGGCGGTGGAGGACCCGGGCAACCTGAACCTGGTGGACCAGCTGCGCTTCCAACTGCGCAAGCAGCTCAAGGTCTTTGTCGCCGCTCCAGACGACCTGGAGCAGGCGCTCGCGCGCGGCCGGGGAGAGCCCCTGGACATCGTGGAGGCAGAACCGATGGACATGGACGAGGACGATTCGCCGGACATCCTGCCGTCGACGCCGGCGCCCGCCGCCGCGCGTCCCTCGTCGGCGCGCCCGCCCGCGCCTCCGCCTCTGGACTGGGACCTGCCCCCGCCGCCGCCCCACGAGTCCTCCGCGGACGGCGCGGAGGTGCTGGAGGACATCCTGGGCTCCAAGCCCCGGCCCGCCGCCAGGCCCCCGCCGCCCCCCGCCGCCGCGAGGCCTCCGCCCCCGCCGCCGCCGCCGCCCTCGGAGGCGGACGCGGATCCCAACAAGCCGCGCGTGCCGGTGGTGCTCTTCGGCGGCGCCGCGCAGGGCGTGAAGCCGTCGGTGGCGCTCACGCCCAAGCCGGACTTCTCCGAGGAGGACCTGGCGGTGCTGGACGACATCGACCGCATCTCTCGCGGCGAGGAGGCCAGCCTGGACACGGAGAAGGTGAAGCCCGCGCGCATGGTCGCGAGCCTCATCCGCCTGCTCATCCGCAAGGGGCTCATCCAGGAGGCGGAGTTCCTGGAGGAGCTGGCCCAGAAGTGA
- a CDS encoding ABC transporter ATP-binding protein, with protein sequence MSEPLVQVRDLKVHFPVRGGFLGRTRGTVRAVDGVSFEVARGETLGLVGESGCGKSTLGRALLRLIDPTSGSIRVEGRELTGLSQRELRPLRRRMQLVFQDPYASLNPRMTVGDILAEPFAIHGLAKGRAREDEVLALLDAMGLPREARHRYPHEFSGGQRQRIGIARAIALRPELVVADEPISALDVSIQAQIVNLLVDLQRERGLTYVFIAHDLKIVEYVSTRVAVMYLGRIVEVAPSRALYSGPRHPYTQALLSAVPVPDPERPRARLLLPGEPPSPLSPPAGCAFHPRCPHAMERCRRESPPLYPLGGGHAAACFLAEGDARPAWETPTVSASGGGAGVLAQPSSPG encoded by the coding sequence ATGAGCGAGCCGCTGGTCCAGGTGCGCGACCTGAAGGTGCACTTCCCGGTGCGGGGCGGCTTCCTGGGGCGCACGCGCGGCACGGTGCGCGCGGTGGACGGCGTGTCCTTCGAGGTCGCCCGGGGTGAGACGCTGGGCCTGGTGGGGGAGAGCGGCTGCGGCAAGAGCACCCTGGGGCGCGCGCTCCTGCGCCTCATCGACCCGACGTCCGGCTCCATCCGCGTGGAGGGGCGCGAGCTGACCGGCCTGTCGCAGCGCGAGCTGCGGCCGCTGCGCCGCCGCATGCAGCTGGTCTTCCAGGATCCGTACGCGTCCCTCAACCCGCGCATGACGGTGGGGGACATCCTCGCGGAGCCCTTCGCCATCCACGGGCTCGCGAAGGGCCGGGCACGCGAGGACGAGGTGCTGGCGCTCCTGGACGCCATGGGCCTGCCCCGCGAGGCGCGGCACCGCTACCCGCACGAGTTCTCCGGGGGCCAGCGCCAGCGCATCGGCATTGCACGTGCCATCGCGTTGCGCCCGGAGCTGGTGGTGGCGGACGAGCCCATCAGCGCGCTGGACGTCTCCATCCAGGCGCAGATCGTCAACCTGCTGGTGGACCTGCAGCGCGAGCGCGGCCTCACCTACGTCTTCATCGCGCACGACCTGAAGATCGTGGAGTACGTGTCCACGCGCGTGGCGGTGATGTACCTGGGCCGCATCGTGGAGGTGGCGCCGTCGCGCGCGCTGTACTCCGGGCCGCGCCACCCGTACACGCAGGCCCTGTTGTCCGCGGTGCCGGTGCCGGATCCGGAGCGGCCTCGCGCCCGGCTGTTGCTGCCGGGGGAGCCGCCCTCGCCGCTGTCTCCGCCCGCCGGCTGTGCGTTCCACCCACGCTGTCCCCACGCGATGGAGCGCTGCCGGCGCGAGTCGCCCCCGCTGTACCCGCTGGGGGGAGGCCACGCCGCGGCGTGCTTCCTGGCGGAGGGGGACGCCCGTCCCGCGTGGGAAACCCCCACTGTCTCCGCGTCCGGAGGAGGTGCCGGTGTTCTGGCTCAGCCATCATCACCCGGATGA